A region of the Vanrija pseudolonga chromosome 2, complete sequence genome:
GCGTCCTCAAGCCCGGAGAGATGtgtctcgtcctcggtcgccccggcgccggctgctcCACCTTCCTCAAGACCATCGCCAACCAGCGTGACGGGTTCCTCGAGGTCAAGGGCAACGTCGAGTAcgccggtgtcggcgccaaGGAGATGCACAAGCTCTACGCTGGCGAGGTCCTTTACAAccaggaggacgacgaccatCTCCCTACCCTGACTGTGGCGCAAACCCTCCGCTTCGCACTCCAGCTCAAGAGCCCCAAGAAGCGCATCCCCGGCGTCTCGGTTCAGCAGTGGCGCGAGGacctcctcaacctcctcctgTCCATGCTCAACATCAAGCACACTGCCAACACCATCGTCGGCAACGCCTTTGTCCGTGGTGTGTCGGGTGGTGAGCGTAAGCGTGTCTCCATTGCCGAGCAGTTCTGTTCCGGCGCCGTCCTCTCTTCGTGGGACAACTCGACCCGTGGTCTCGATGCGTCCACTGCGCTCGACTACGCCAAgtcgctccgcctcctcacCGACATTATGCAGCAGACGACCTTTGTCTCGCTCTACCAGGCCGGTGAGGGTATTTACGACCAGTTCGACAAGGTGCTCGTCCTCAGCGAGGGCAACGTCGTCTACTTTGGCCCCGCCAAGGAGGCACGCGCCTACatggtcggcctcggctacctcgacctccccCGTCAGACGACGGCCGACTACCTCTCGGGCTGCACCGACCCCAACGAGCGCCGCTTCCaggagggccgcgacgagtCCAACGTCCCCTCGACCCCTACGCAGATGGCCGAAGCCTTTGTCGCCTCGGACATCAACCACCGCATGATGGAGGAGAAGAACGCTTACAAGGCCAAGAtggagcacgacgagcacgaccgcGAGCAGTTCCGCCAGGCCGTCATCGAGCAGAAGCACCGCGGCGTCCCCAAGAACTCGCCCTACACTGTCAGCTTCTTCTCTCAGGTCATGGCCATTACCAAGCGCCAGACTATCCTCAAGTTCCAGGACAAGTTTGGTGTTTACACCGGCTATGCCACATCTCTCATTATCGCCCTCATTGTCGGCTCCGTCTACTTCCGTCTGCCTACCTCGGCCTCTGGTGCCTTCACCCGTGGCGGTCTGCTCTTCCTTGGTCTTCTGTTCAACGCTCTTACTTCGTTCTCCGAGCTTCCCAGCCAGATGATGGGTCGTCCCATCCTCTTCCGTCAAGTTGGTTACCGATTCTACCGCCCGTCCGCCTacgccgttgccgctgtcGTCTCCGACGTTCCATTCAACGCATCCAACATTTTCCTGTTCAGTATCATCCTCTACTTTATGGGTGGTTTGGTCTCGAACGGTGGCGCTTTTTGGACATTTTACCTGTTCGTCCTCATCACCTTCTTGGTCATGGCCGGCTTCTTCCGTACCCTCGGTGTCGCCACGCAGGACTACAACGTCGCAGCTCGTCTTGCGTCTGTCCTCATATCCCTCATGGTAACTTACACCGGATACATGATCCCAGTTTTCCGGATGAAGAGGTGGCTGTTCTGGCTGTACTACCTCAACCCCCTGTCGTACGGCTACGAGGCGATTTTCGCCAACGAATTTTACCGAATTGACATGATTTGCGACAACAACTACATCATCCCACGCAACATCCCTGCTGCCAATGTCACTGGCTTCCCCGACACGGTCGGCCCCAACCAGCTCTGCTCGATTGCTGGCTCTGTGGCGGGCCAGTCTCTCGTCACCGGCTCGCAGTACATGTACGATGGCTTCCGCTTCGAAAAGGCCCACATGTGGCGCAACTTTGGCATCCTCATTGgcttcttcctcttcttcatGTTCCTCCAGATGCTCTTCATGGAGACGCTGCAGATGGGTGCCAGCCACCTCTCGATTGTGGTGttcaagaaggaggacaaggagctcaaggagcgcaacgagcgcctcgccgcgcgtcgcGACGAATTCCGTGCCGGCAAACTCGACCCCGACCTCAGCGCCCTTTCCATGGCTCCTTCCCCCTTCACTTGGGAGAAGCTCCACTACACTGTCCCTGTTCCCGGCGGTCAAAAGGTCCTCCTCAACGATGTTTACGGCTACGTCAAGCCTGGTACCCTCACCGCTCTCATGGGCGCCTCGGGTGCCGGAAAGACCACCCTTCTCGACGTTCTCGCTGCCCGTAAGAGCATTGGTGTCATTGGTGGCGACATTCTCATGAACGGTCGCCCCATCGATGTCTCGTTTGCTCGTGGATGTGCgtacgccgagcagctcgacgtccACGAGTGGACCGCCACAGTCCGTGAGGCGCTCCGCTTCTCCGCCTACCTCCGTCAGCCCCAGCACGTCCCCAAGGAGGAAAAGGATGCCTACGTCGAGGACATcatcgagctcctcgagctccaggATCTCGCTGACGGCATGATCGGTTTCCCCGGCTACGGTCTGTCGGTTGAGGCCCGTAAGCGTGTCACCATtggtgtcgagctcgctgccaagcccgacctcctcctcttcctcgatGAGCCTACCTCGGGTCTTGACGGCCAGTCGGCGTACAACATTGTGCGCTTCCTCCGCAAGCTCACCGCTGCCGGCCAGAAGATTCTCTGCACCATCCACCAGCCCAACGCTCTCCTCTTCCAGTCGTTCGAccgcctcctgctcctccagCGTGGTGGCGAGTGTGTCTACTTTGGTGACATTGGCCAGGACTCCAAGGTCCTCATCGACTACCTCGAGCGCAACGGTGCCAAGGTCCCCGAGGACGCCAACCCTGCCGAGTTCATGCTCGAAGCCATTGGTGCCGGTTCGCGCAAGCGTATCGGCGGTGACTGGCACGAGAAGTGGAAGAACTCGCCCGAGTTTGCgaaggtcaaggaggagattACCACCCTCAAAACCGATGCCCTCGCCAAGCCCGTCGAGGACAATGGCAAGCCGTCCGAGTACGCCACCAGCTTCATGTTCCAGCTCAAGGttgtcctcgagcgcacCAACGTCGCTCTTTGGCGCAACGCCGACTACCAGTGGACGCGTCTCTTTGCGCACATTGCTATTGCCATGGTCGTCCTGCTCACGttcctccgcctcgacaaCTCGTACCTCGCGCTCCAGTACCGTGTCTTCGCCGTCTTCTTCGCGACCATTCTCCCCGCGCTGGTCCTCGCCCAGATCGAGCCCCAGTACATCATGTCGCGCATGACCTTCAACCGTGAGGCGAGCTCCAAGATGTACTCGTCGACCATCTTCGCCCTCACCCAGCTCATTGCCGAGATGCCATACTCGGTTTTGTGCTCGgtcgccttcttcctcctcctctacTACGGCGTCGGCTTCCCCGCTGCTTCGAGCCGCGCGGGATACTTCTTCCTCATGGTCCTGTTCACCGAGATTTACTCGGTTACTCTGGGtcaggccgtcgccgcgctctcgccctcgatcatcgtcgccgcgctgtTCAACCCCTTCCTCCTTGTGCTCTTCTCCGTCTTCTGCGGTGTCACGGCTCCTCCCGCTACCCTGCCTTACTTCTGGCGCAAGTGGATGTACCCGCTCGACCCCTTCACCCGCCTCATCTCGGGTCTCGTGTCGGTCGCGCTCCAGGACGTCCCCGTCATCTGCAAGAACGACGAGTTCAGCCGCTTCCCCCCTCCCGTTGGTCAGACCTGCGCCGAGTACGCCGGCAAGTTCGCCGAAGTCATGGGTGGCTACTTCCAGGACCCCAGTGCCACCGACATGTGCAACTACTGCCAGGTCTCCAAGGGCCAGTACTTCTTCCGCAACCTCGAGATCGACTTTAGCACGCGCTGGCGTGACTTTGGCATCTACCTCTGTTACTCGGTCTTCAACATTatcgtccttctccttgccgccCGTTACCTCAGGTGGCAGAAGCGATAatcgcgacgtcgcgcggtACAGACATCTCCCATCCTACCTAGACATAGACTCCACCGCAGCTATCTCGTTGCTTTACACAACCGCATGCAGTGTTTCTCGTACTTGAAGTGTCTGTGAGGCAAAGGTGGCACATTGAGGGGGGAAGGAGCGTGACAGCGCACAGAAAAATGGGTAGGGTGGCCAGCGGCCAAGTTAGTAGATAGATGGCCTCTCAATCTCCCCGCCTTCCAAAAACgaaaaaaaaaaaaaaaaaaaaaaaacCACGACACCCAGGATTCCCATGTGGTCCCCCACCATGGTACTAACTAGGCGGTACTCAGCTTGACTTCGCAGATCGGACGGGATGCGGTATTTTCTGAGTCCTATGGCCGTGGATATTAGATGTCTTTTCGAGGGATTATGTATCTGCTGctgggtggtgtgtgtgggcgcACGGGCCGCGCCACGAACATTGCGACATGCCGGCTGTCCATAACTTGGCAGTTCTCCTCGTTCTCGCAATACCTATGTACGGTGTGCATGATTACCCAGACCTAATGCATCAGGGCATGCATTACAAAAAGGTCAGTTGGACCTATTGACGTTAGATAGACGCTTGGCTGTTATGCGGCGCCTATCTAACGTCAGTATGTCTCTCGGGGGTTGTGCTACTCTGACTCATTCTGTAATGCATCCTATATAGTGCCCATCAGTGTGTGCTAATTGGCCGCCCTAATGAATCGTACAGATTTGTATTTGGCCCTGAGGTTGGTGGCACCGTCCTACTAATGTCTTACTCGCTCTCGTTGCCCACCCTCGATGTCTCACCAGTGAATTCAGCAGACCCTTTACAGCAGCGACACTGACGGGATCCGAACTGTGAACCTTGAGACTGACAGGAAATGCGAACTTGCCTGCAGGTGGTATAGACGACTGAACGAGCTGGTGTCAGTAGTTAGTGGGGGTGCCAGCCATAGCCGCTGAGCGTATTTCAGTTGCGTCAGCCCCCTCCCATCACACACCCACATTTGATTCCGTCCCGGCCCGCCCAGCCAAGCCGTCGAGTGCCGATCGAGTCGTCCTAAAAGTCGAGTCGCCGCGATGGCCGATAGcaagcaacagcaacagcgaCGATACATAAGCACTTGGACTCTCAACTCTCCAACCTAGACACATACATTTTAGACACGCACACCATGGCAGGCGACTCATCACGACCCAAACTCTACATTCTCGACTATGGAGCCGGCAACGTCCGGAGGTGGGTTGCGATGCCGCAGCGCCAACTGACACTCCAGTCTGGCCAACTCGATCACCAAGCTCGGCTTCGACTTTGAGTGGATCAAGGACGAGTCCGACTTtgacaaggccgacgtggGTATTGCGTCGCTACACATGCCACCCACTGACATCCCCAGAAACTCGTGTTCCCCGGCGTCGGCTCGTTCTACAAGGCCGcccacggcctcgaggagatTGGCATGGCGGCCCCATTGAAACGCTACATTCAGTCGGGCAAGCCCTACTTTGGCATCTGCATCGGCATGCAGGTGCTGTTCGAGTCGTCCGAGGAGACGGAGGGCGCCAAGGGCCTCGGCATCATCCCGTACCCCATCTCCAAGTTtgacgccaacgacgccggCCACGGCAAGAAGAGCGTGCCGCACATGGGCTGGAacggcgcgtggcgcgccacggcccccgcggccgacgagcagtcgctcctcctccccaacGAGGACTACTACTTTGTCCACTCGTTCGCCGCGCTCCGgggcaagggcgacgagtccgagctgctcaagTACGCGTACACGCTGTCGCGGTACGGCAACGAGACGTTTGTCTCGTCCATCCGGAGGGGCAACGTCTTTGCGACGCAGTTCCACCCCGAAAAGTCTGGACCCGCCgggctcgacctcctccgcaGGTGGCTCGaggcgcccgtcgccgccgtgtcgtccgcgccgcacccgctcCCTGCCgtccccgcgccgcagctgATTGCGGCCGACCCCCGCCCGGCCCGCGCGCAGGGCACCGGCCTCACGTCGCGCATTGTCGCGTGCCTCGACGTGCGCTCCAACGACcagggcgacctcgtcgtcaccaagGGCGACCAGTACGACGTGCGCGAGAAGGAAGACGGCGGCAACGTGCGCAACCTCGGCAAGCCCGTCTCCCTCGCCAGCAAGTACTACCAGGCGGGTGCGGACGAGGTGTGCTTTTTGAACATTACGTCGttccgctcgtcggcgctgcaGGACCAGCCGATGCTCGATGTCGTccgcgcgtcggccgagaCCGTCTTTGTGCCCCTTACTGTTGGCGGCGGGATCAAGGACACGGTCGACCCggacggcacggcgcgctcggcgctcgaggtcgccggcgcgTACTTCCGCGCCGGGGCGGACAAGGTGTCGATCGGCTCCGAGGCCGTCATCAACGTGCAggacctgctcgagcgcgaggcgcgcggcgagcccgcgctcACTGGCAAGACGGGCATCGAGACCATCTCCAAGGCGTACGGCGCGCAggctgtcgtcgtgtcgtttGACCCCAAGCGCGTGTACTACGACACGACGGTGCCCAACTGGATCGAGCAGGTGCCCGAGGCGCACCGCGCGTGTCTTGTTACCGGCGAGACGTCGACCACGAGGACCAAGCCAGAGGAGCAGGGCAAGGCGTGGTGGTACCAGTCTACCATTtccggcggccgcgacgtccgTGACATCGACGTGatccagctcgccaagggcgtcgagcgtctcggcgccggagAGCTGCTCATCAACTCGGTCGACCGCGACGGATCGGGCAAGGGCTTTGACCTTGATCTCATCAGGTTGATCCGTGACGCCGTGTCCATCCCTGTGGTTGCTAGCTCGGGTGCTGGGTCGCCTGGCGACTTTGAGGAGGTCTTTGTCAagactggcgccgaggccgcccttgccgctgGCATCTTCcaccgcgacgaggtgggcatTGACGACGTCAAGGCGTCGCTCGAGAAGGACGGTCTGCCCGTCCGCCGCACCGCCCTCGCTGTTTAGAGTGCAGCGCAACATAATGTAGATTTTGGGTATCAATGCATGCAACGCGGCATATGGGCTGCGGCCCGCACGCTCATTATAAGACTCGTAGACTGCTCAGCGGCGTCCTAGAAACGAAAACCCCCAGTCAGCTATGTGGTTGCCTCTCCTGGCCGGCTTCGCCTCATCATCACGCACTGCCCGCAAACTTGACAATAgcgtcgcgcagcgtctTGCCCGCCTTCTCTGCCTCCTTGCGCGTCATGTTGGCGCTCAGCGACACCTTGAGACTCGGCTCTGGGTCAAACACCTCCTGTCCAcgcagtcggcgcgcgcgcgtgaccAGCACGCCGTTTGCGAGCGTCTCATCCACAATCTCTTGCAGGAGagtctcctcggcctcgagcgaaGGTGGTGGGTTGAGTAGGAAGATGTGGATAAGAGCCGACTGCTCGTCCGAGGGGATGGAGATGAGAGCGTCCTTGTTGTCTGGGCCGCCAGGAGTCGAGGGCACAGGCTCAATCTTGCTCAGCTGCTGCCTGAAAGCCTGAATGTTGTTGTGGAGGTCGGAGAGGAGCTTGGGTTGCGAGGCCATCAAGGCTGTAGCGGCCGAAGAGACGGTGGCGTGCATGGCGGGAAGGGCGGCGGAGAAGACGGACGCGGCAGAGTTGATGCGCTGGTGGTTGGTGACAACGTACGAGCCAGCGCAGAaaccaccaccggcgcccaGGCTGTTGGCCATGGagccgacgaggatgtcgacctcggagcCAGGGATACCGTAGTGCTCGGTGAGACCGCGACCGTGCTGGCCAACCATACCAAACGACATGgactcgtcgaggatgaggcgGTACTTGTACTTGTACTTGAGCTCCATCTGAGGGTGTGAGCTGTAAGTCCGGCAGACAACAACTCACAATCTTGGGAAGGTCCGCCATCATACCGTCGTTCTCAAAGATACCCTCGGTCACAATGAAACGCTTGGTGAGCTTGCCACGCTTGCGCTTGATCTCGCGGTCGACAAGGGCCAGCACACGCTCGAGGTCCTTCATGTCACCGTGGGCATACCAGCGGATCTGGGAGCGCGACAGCTGGAGACCCTTGTGAATGGCAAAGTTGACAccgcggtcggcgacgatAATGTCACCACGCTTGGCAAAGGCAGGAATaaccgacgacacggccgagaACGACTGGGCGTAGATGATGGCCGACTCCATGTCGAGAAACTCTGCAAGGTCACGCTCAAACTGAGTATGCACGTCTGTGCGCGTCATGTTAGTCACGTCCAACAGCGATCCGACGCGACTCGAGAGTCTATTGTTTGTCGCGACAGCCACTCAAACCCACCAATGGTCCCGTAAAAGCCCATGGGTCCGCACGAGCCCACTCCGTACTCCCTGAGGGTCTTGATGGCCACATCCTTGATGTGGTCGTTCTCGACGAATCCGAGCCAGTCATAcacggcgaggttgaggacgGGCTTGCCGTTGGGGGAGAGCTTGACGTGGGTGCCGTTCTGGCCGTAGACGACGGGGACGGACGCGAGGGTGCCGCGCTCAATGTTGGTCAATGGCGCCACGAGAGGCGTGGGCTGCCACTcgtcgatgagctcgtcgatTTCCTGTGTAGTCGCGTGAGTGCTGTGCTCCACAATGCAGTGTTGACACGGGGCCGGGGTTGGGACGTAGGCGAGGGAGACCCCGTCCCCCCTCTTCCCTGCGCGTGaaatgacgacgacgacgtaccTTCTCACTGAGCTTGAGCTTTCcgccctcgccttcgccGCGCGTCCGTCCCATCAGCACGGTGCGGAGTGCATAGGcaaacagcagcagctcgagggctGAGCGCCACGGGTCATCCTGGTAAGACGACTTGACATAGCGGACGAGGATGGGCGAGCCGGGGATCCGATGGAATGCGTCGACAACAAACTCGAGGGTGGAGGAGAGGAATGAGATGATTGGGATGAGGACGGGGGAGATGTCGGTGGGTGTGGATTGCGATGCCATGATGCTATGTGTGTGTCGAGGAGGGCTGCTTGAGAGGGTGTGGGTCGGTCGCCAGTCCGCCGTCGACGTGAAGGAGGTGGGGGGTTGGGTAAGAGAGCAAGTGACAAGACGGAGGTTGACTTGAGAGACGAGGAAAGCAACTCGTCGTACCGCGGACACGACCCGCCGTTGGCCGTGGTCACACCCACAACTCGCCTAAGGGTCTCACTGGCGCGAACCGCGTCGCTCTTAGCCCTGGACGCCACGTGGCAAAAAATTGATCACTTTTTTCGGGATTTAGCCCAATGGACCGCCACTGTGCCACTATGGAGTTGTAGAGTGCATTGGTGGACTGGAGCGTAGGTACTGTGTATGACGATGGGCAGGCAGTGTGCGGGGAAGTGGTAGATGTGTTGCGCCTGAAGTGCGGACAGTGGCCGGAAGGGCAGGCCACTGTTTCCGCCCACGGCTTCTCTGCAAAGAGATGCCACTCGGGCAAGCGCTTCAGCGTCACTGGACAACAGTGTCTGATATGCATATGCTCTCCTTGATCACTCGCATCGTGAACGGAAGGACGATAACACATACCGCTTGTTGCAAGAGACGTTGCCGGACACTGACCGGCAATGTCGACGATGTGGCACAACGGCGGCTACGACCGATAACGACAACCCTGACATCATCGTGGTCCAGAGTTCGGACGAACAACAGATTCACACCTTCTCATCCATCTCGCTTCCACACACCCCACCCtccacgcacgcacgcacaccgCTGTACACCAtgtccgactcggaggagCGCCAGCACTGGCGCGACGTTGTGCGCTCGTTTGACGGGTACATGCAGTACCACGTAGGTTGcttgctgcgccggcgcgctgacaCTGGCCAGCTGTCGGCCAACAATGCCCGCCGGATGGCTTTTCTGCAGCTGCCGCGtgacgcgcgctcggcgttcGAGAAGATCGGGTATAGGGACAAGCTGGATGCGGTGGACGAGGGGATtcggcggtgagcgcggcgctggcacgccgcagcgcgtcgttggCTGAGGCTGACCTGCACGCAACAGCAACGCCGAGtttgtcgacctcgtcatcCAGGACCCCGTGTTCGCCGACATGCTGCTAGACGACAGCGCACCGCACGCGCACTCGCACGACATTGGTCcccatgccgccgagcacgccgggcATGGGCACTCGCACGACCACGGGCACGCCCACGGCCACGGGCATGGCCACTCGcactcggcgccagcggcgtccACGCCCAAGCCGACGCAGGCGGAGCGCGACCTCAGCCAGGACAAGGTGCGCTCCACGCTGCGCTCGTTCGCGCGCGACTGgagcgtcgagggcgcggctgagcgcgcggcggcgtacgaccCCATCCtgcgcgccctcgaggcgTACTACCCGCCCGAGAagcgcgagggcgtcaaGGTCCTCGTGCCCGGCTGCGGGCTGGGCAGGCTGGCCATGGAGATTGCCGCGCTGGGGTTCGAGAGCCAGGGTAACGAGTTTAGCACGTTCATGTTGATTGCAAGCAACTTTGTGCTCAACCAGTGGGTCGCGCGGCGGTTGAGGCGAGCTGGCACTGACACCCTTACAGGTCAACCCACCCCAACGCGCACGTCCTCTTCCCGTGGCTGCACTCGTTCAGCAACCACCTCACGACGGGGGACAACCTCCTGCGCTCGGTGCTCATCCCCGACGTGGTGCCGGCCGACATTTTGGCGGGCAGGCCAGAGGGCGCGttctcgctcgtcgcgggcGACTTTGAGGAGGTGTACGGCCCGCAGCACtggcgcgagggcgccggcggcggaaGCGACGAGGCGAACAACGCCGACCAGCGCGGGCGGTGGGGCGCCGTCGTGACGTGCTTCTTTATCGACACGGCGCGTAACGTGCTCAACTACCTCCGCATCATCCACACCATCCTCGCTAACGGCGGCGTGTGGATCAACCTCGGCCCGCTGCTGTGGCATTTCGAGAACTCgcccacgccctcggccaagggcgaggtcgggAGCATTgagctctcgctcgacgaggtcaaggagctcgcgcgcatgGTCGGCTTTgagatcaaggaggagaagatggTCCGGTCGACGTACACTGGCGTGCCGGACAGCATGCTCGAGCATGTGTACAACGTGAGTTGAAGCATCGTAGCGCACCCACCTCACACCCCAGTGCGCATTCTGGACCGCCACAAAGCTGCCCAAGACGGCAGCGTAGACACAAAGTAGAACCAAGCATAGCCCCCTACACGCTAGACACATTTGACATCACATGCGCCTCAATATGTATGTTGAAAcagtcgttgtcgtcgcgtcgtcgtcgtcgtcgtcgccgtcgccgttccCAAAAGATCACAGAGGTATAAATCTAACCTGATACGCGGACAAATATGTAGTTGAAACAGTGCGGCTGAAGTGGAAGTGGCTTCGCCTGGTAGTCTTTTCGTCTTCACCGCCTAGTAGCCGTCTTCACCATTTAGTAGCCCAGGATGAAGTTGGTGGCGGCAAGCCAGGcccagacgacggcgccgctgaGAATCGGCAGGGTGAGGTTGTCGTCAaagccgaggtcgagggcctcgacgacggcgccgccgaggccgacgacgacgccggtggcgatgaggccgaggacgccacCGTCAATGATGGCCCAGGTTCCCTTCTCCCAGTGGTAGAAGACGCCGATGCCAAAGCcagtgacggcggcggcgaggaagccgGCGAGCGACTTGCGCGGCGCAAACGGCAGCCACTTGATGCCGGGGAAGTGGggcggcaggggcggcgTGTACTTGCCCCAGAGGCGGCCGATAGTCGAAGCGGTAGTGTCGGACCACGAGAGGCTGTGTGTGTATGTGAGAACGAGAAGCCAGCTACACACTTACGTCAGGATCGACACGACGGCCACATCGCGCGGGTACAGCGCGAGCACGaagatgacgccgacgaggtacCACACTGTGCCGTTGATCTTGTCGCGCTCCGACTCGCGCATGAGGAAGCCGACGGTCGCCTCCCACGCCTCGGCGAACGCGGGGATGTTgaggcgcagcgcgtcgttggCGCTGATGAAGGCGAGCAGGGCAGTGAGCACCTTGATCAAGGGGCCGAGCGTCGGAGGGTCGAGGTACTTGAGGTAGAGCGTGACGAAGCCTGCCGGGGGGGTTTGCGTTAGCGTGGGCGAGCAGTGGTGCGACAGATCACACGACCAggccgtcggcatcggctGCGCagtagccgccgccgccgccgccgccgccgccacatccaccaccgccagcgcggcgctcgccggtCTGAGCCCACTCACCAATGCTCGAGTGGAACGTCTTGCGCGGGATCTCCCAGTCGACGGCCTTGGTCGGCGTGACCCCGGGCGGGGGCTTGGTCTTGatcgacgagcggcggcggcggcggatgaCGGGGTTTCCATTCTGGTCGTACACGATGGCCGCAGCGGAGCGGGAtgggggcggcgccgagtcgctAAAGACCGAGTGCTCGCCGTCCGacttgagctcggcgtcgtcgggcacggTGGGCAGCGTCGCCACGCCAATGGGGGGCGACTTGGCGCTCCGGCGCCGGGGgaaggcgacgccgtcggcgccgccgccgccctcgtcctcgctcccGCTGCGCACCGAGCGCGAGTCGGACCAGTACCCGTTGCTTGATTTGGGCGATGCAGGCTCCACCATCCTCGCTGCGGGCGGGGCGTTCTCCTTGTCGATggacggccggcgcgcggcgcgcgcggggtggtgcggggcgggggaggcggacgcgcgcacgcgcgggcttgcggacggcgacggcgcgcgctggtAGTTTGTGGATggggacgcggcgcgcagtgggcgggggagggcagcgagggccaTGGGTGcgggtgtggggtggtgtgggaGCTGTTGAGCGAGTTGTCAAAGCCAACGAGCGGTGCTGTGTTGGATTTTGAGTGTCTTGCATCTGCCGCTACTGCTGCATCTCCACGAtctcaccaccacggccacacGGCCGCGCCGATTAGTCTTTGAGGACGAcgcacgcggccgccgaATGTGGAAAACAGGCAGGGAAGGGATTAAGCGGGGGCAAAATGGGCAAATGAGCCAAGCAAGGCAAGGGGCCAAAGGGGTGACCGAGGAAAGAACGCGTCGtctgtcgtcgccgccaccgccgccacccagcacccagcaagcaagcaagcaagcagcaagcaggCTGACGGCAGACGTCGCGCCGgtacctcgtcgtcccactCCACAT
Encoded here:
- the Carnmt1 gene encoding Carnosine N-methyltransferase, whose translation is MSDSEERQHWRDVVRSFDGYMQYHLSANNARRMAFLQLPRDARSAFEKIGYRDKLDAVDEGIRRNAEFVDLVIQDPVFADMLLDDSAPHAHSHDIGPHAAEHAGHGHSHDHGHAHGHGHGHSHSAPAASTPKPTQAERDLSQDKVRSTLRSFARDWSVEGAAERAAAYDPILRALEAYYPPEKREGVKVLVPGCGLGRLAMEIAALGFESQGNEFSTFMLIASNFVLNQSTHPNAHVLFPWLHSFSNHLTTGDNLLRSVLIPDVVPADILAGRPEGAFSLVAGDFEEVYGPQHWREGAGGGSDEANNADQRGRWGAVVTCFFIDTARNVLNYLRIIHTILANGGVWINLGPLLWHFENSPTPSAKGEVGSIELSLDEVKELARMVGFEIKEEKMVRSTYTGVPDSMLEHVYNCAFWTATKLPKTAA
- the ptp4 gene encoding CTP-dependent diacylglycerol kinase 1 encodes the protein MALAALPRPLRAASPSTNYQRAPSPSASPRVRASASPAPHHPARAARRPSIDKENAPPAARMVEPASPKSSNGYWSDSRSVRSGSEDEGGGGADGVAFPRRRSAKSPPIGVATLPTVPDDAELKSDGEHSVFSDSAPPPSRSAAAIVYDQNGNPVIRRRRRSSIKTKPPPGVTPTKAVDWEIPRKTFHSSIGFVTLYLKYLDPPTLGPLIKVLTALLAFISANDALRLNIPAFAEAWEATVGFLMRESERDKINGTVWYLVGVIFVLALYPRDVAVVSILTLSWSDTTASTIGRLWGKYTPPLPPHFPGIKWLPFAPRKSLAGFLAAAVTGFGIGVFYHWEKGTWAIIDGGVLGLIATGVVVGLGGAVVEALDLGFDDNLTLPILSGAVVWAWLAATNFILGY
- the Carnmt1 gene encoding uncharacterized protein, producing the protein MPKPVTAAARKPASDLRGANGSHLMPGKWGGRGGVYLPQRRPIVEAVVSDHERLIDTTATSRGYSASTKMTPTRYHTVPLILSRSDSRMRKPTVASHASANAGMLRRSASLALMKASRAVSTLIKGPSVGGSRYLR